The following proteins are co-located in the Clostridia bacterium genome:
- a CDS encoding MerR family transcriptional regulator, which translates to MKTYKTAQIAKMIGVHPNTIRFYEEMRLLPVIPRTESGYRIFNDRHLEQLHLLRTAFRAEIISDRLRQEVYEIVKKAAADDICGAYQSTQGYLEHLREEKARAEEAIRIALDIIENNAKSDETVVFCGRLEVAEFLGITIDVLRDWERNGLLFVPRSSNGYRKYGLKEMNRLKIIRTLRNAHYSMMSILRMLNRLDQGDRNIREVIDTPGEEEDIVCAADRYITALSMAEKDALAMTEMLELMTKRKEDL; encoded by the coding sequence ATGAAAACCTATAAAACAGCTCAGATAGCAAAGATGATAGGTGTTCACCCAAATACCATACGGTTTTATGAGGAGATGCGGCTGCTTCCTGTTATACCGAGAACTGAGAGTGGTTATCGCATTTTTAACGACAGACATCTTGAACAGCTCCATCTGCTTCGCACTGCCTTCCGCGCTGAAATTATCAGCGACAGGTTAAGGCAGGAAGTCTATGAAATCGTGAAAAAGGCGGCTGCGGATGATATTTGCGGGGCATACCAAAGCACACAGGGGTACCTGGAACATCTTCGGGAAGAAAAGGCAAGGGCTGAAGAAGCAATACGCATCGCACTGGATATCATTGAGAACAATGCAAAGTCAGATGAAACTGTTGTGTTCTGCGGCAGACTTGAGGTCGCTGAATTTCTAGGCATCACTATAGACGTTTTGCGTGATTGGGAAAGAAATGGCTTGCTTTTTGTACCGCGCAGTTCCAACGGATACAGAAAATATGGACTAAAAGAAATGAACCGGCTGAAAATAATCCGAACTCTTCGCAATGCACATTATTCCATGATGTCTATACTGCGTATGCTGAATCGCCTGGATCAGGGAGACAGGAATATACGTGAGGTTATTGATACGCCCGGTGAAGAGGAAGATATCGTATGCGCAGCAGACAGATATATTACAGCACTTAGCATGGCTGAAAAGGATGCACTGGCCATGACAGAAATGCTTGAATTAATGACAAAAAGAAAGGAAGACCTTTAG